A window of the Choloepus didactylus isolate mChoDid1 chromosome 11, mChoDid1.pri, whole genome shotgun sequence genome harbors these coding sequences:
- the LOC119506249 gene encoding ADP-ribosylation factor 1-like has protein sequence MGIIFANLFKGLVDKKEMHILMVGLNAAERTTILYQLKLGEIVTTIPTTGFNVETAEYKNNSFAMWDVGDQDKIRPL, from the coding sequence ATGGGGATTATTTTTGCTAACCTCTTCAAGGGCCTTGTTGACAAAaaagaaatgcacattctcaTGGTTGGCCTGAATGCTGCAGAAAGGACTACTATTTTGTACCAACTGAAACTTGGTGAAATAGTAACTACAATTCCCACTACAGGTTTCAATGTGGAAACTGCAGAGTACAAAAACAACAGCTTCGCTATGTGGGATGTGGGTGACCAGGATAAGATCCGGCCTCTGTAG